A region from the uncultured Holophaga sp. genome encodes:
- the secA gene encoding preprotein translocase subunit SecA: MLDNLLKKLIGSKNDRELKRLWAKVQLINALEPQFQAMSDEELKQCTPALKTRLEEGATLDEILPEAFAALREGSRRVLKMRHFDVQLVGGMVLHEGKVSEMRTGEGKTLTATLPLYLNALAGKGAHLVTVNDYLARRDAEWMGRLYTWMGLTVGIIQHGLSDEERREAYACDITYCTNNELGFDYLRDNMKWSLEEFTQRGFAFAIVDEVDSILIDEARTPLIIAGSSEEDTSKYYRIDALIPKLEIEVDYKVDEKDRQVMLTDDGIRHAERLLGVANLYDPSAIDTLHGMNQALLAHNLYKRDVDYMVRPREDGRGDEIVIVDEFTGRMMPGRRWSNGLHQAIEAKEGVEVNAENQTLATVTFQNFFRMYTKLAGMTGTAETEARELLQIYKLEVVIVPTNKPMIRRDFADVVYATRKGKVKAIVEEIKELHENGQPVLVGTASIESSEFLAEQLKVAGVRHVVLNAKHHEREAEIIAQAGRKGAVTIATNMAGRGTDILLGGNPEGLARLEARKRSIELYDEEGRETPEFSALVEEMARQTEAEKEEVRASGGLHILGTERHESRRIDNQLRGRAGRQGDPGSSRFYLSLEDDLMRIFGGDRIKAMMSTLGMNDEEPIEAGMVTRAIERSQKRVETQNFEIREHLLKYDDVMNKQRIFFYGLRTEILKGNTREYVLRIAGEVCEGLVHDYLPEKGEKDIEGFKERFEQLFALAEVDFEALAALSRAEAIQSLTTLVQSAYEEKETRLGSEEILRWHERVAILQIIDSAWKRHLLVMDHLKEAIGFRGYGQKDPLVEYKRESYEYFEQMRFGYEDEIISYLYRVEPQPAYMPDSDFFREAGDVHELGPDETGLLVDVSDSGEGVQRVLRFNAGGIDEE, from the coding sequence ATGCTCGACAATCTGCTGAAGAAACTCATCGGCTCCAAGAATGACCGGGAGCTCAAGCGCCTCTGGGCGAAAGTCCAGCTGATCAACGCGCTGGAGCCGCAGTTCCAGGCCATGAGCGATGAGGAACTCAAGCAGTGCACCCCCGCCCTCAAGACCCGCCTGGAGGAGGGGGCGACCCTGGACGAGATCCTGCCCGAGGCTTTTGCCGCTCTCCGCGAGGGATCCCGGCGGGTCCTCAAGATGCGTCACTTCGATGTCCAGCTGGTGGGCGGCATGGTCCTCCACGAAGGCAAGGTCTCTGAGATGAGGACCGGCGAGGGCAAGACCCTCACCGCGACCCTGCCGCTCTATCTGAACGCCCTTGCGGGCAAGGGCGCCCATCTGGTGACGGTGAACGACTATCTGGCTCGGCGTGACGCGGAGTGGATGGGGCGCCTCTACACCTGGATGGGGCTCACGGTGGGCATCATCCAGCACGGTCTCTCCGACGAGGAGCGCCGCGAGGCCTATGCCTGTGACATCACCTACTGCACCAACAACGAGTTGGGCTTCGACTATCTCCGCGACAACATGAAGTGGTCCCTGGAGGAGTTCACCCAGCGCGGCTTCGCCTTCGCCATCGTGGACGAAGTGGACTCCATCCTCATCGATGAGGCCCGGACGCCCCTGATCATCGCGGGCTCCAGCGAGGAGGACACCTCCAAGTACTACCGCATCGATGCCCTCATTCCAAAGCTTGAGATCGAGGTGGACTACAAGGTCGATGAGAAGGATCGCCAGGTCATGCTCACCGACGATGGCATCCGCCACGCGGAGCGCCTCCTGGGGGTGGCAAACCTCTACGACCCCAGCGCCATCGACACCCTCCATGGCATGAACCAGGCCCTGCTCGCCCACAACCTCTACAAGAGGGATGTGGATTACATGGTGCGTCCCCGGGAGGATGGCCGGGGCGACGAGATCGTCATCGTGGACGAGTTCACGGGCCGCATGATGCCCGGTCGCCGCTGGTCCAACGGTCTCCATCAGGCCATCGAGGCCAAGGAGGGGGTGGAGGTCAACGCCGAGAACCAGACCCTGGCCACGGTGACCTTCCAGAACTTCTTCCGGATGTACACCAAGCTGGCGGGCATGACCGGCACCGCCGAGACCGAGGCCCGGGAGCTGCTGCAGATCTACAAGCTCGAAGTGGTGATCGTCCCCACCAACAAGCCCATGATCCGCAGGGACTTCGCCGACGTGGTCTATGCCACCCGGAAGGGCAAGGTCAAGGCCATCGTCGAGGAGATCAAGGAGCTCCACGAGAATGGGCAGCCGGTGCTGGTGGGCACCGCCAGCATCGAGTCCAGCGAATTCCTGGCCGAGCAGCTCAAGGTCGCCGGAGTGCGCCACGTTGTCCTCAATGCCAAGCACCATGAGCGGGAGGCCGAGATCATCGCCCAGGCCGGCCGCAAGGGAGCCGTGACCATCGCCACCAACATGGCCGGTCGCGGCACCGACATTCTGCTGGGTGGCAATCCGGAGGGCCTGGCTCGCCTGGAGGCCCGCAAGCGGAGCATCGAGCTCTATGACGAGGAGGGAAGGGAGACCCCCGAGTTCTCGGCCCTGGTGGAAGAGATGGCCCGACAGACCGAGGCGGAGAAGGAGGAGGTCCGGGCTTCCGGAGGCCTGCATATCCTGGGCACGGAGCGTCACGAGAGTCGCCGCATCGACAATCAGCTCCGCGGGCGCGCCGGCCGCCAGGGCGACCCCGGTTCCTCCCGCTTCTATCTGAGCCTTGAGGACGACCTCATGCGCATCTTCGGCGGGGACCGCATCAAGGCCATGATGTCCACCCTGGGCATGAACGACGAAGAGCCCATTGAGGCGGGCATGGTGACCCGAGCCATTGAGCGGAGCCAGAAACGGGTGGAGACCCAGAACTTCGAGATCCGCGAGCACCTGCTCAAGTACGACGATGTGATGAACAAGCAGCGCATCTTCTTCTACGGGCTGCGCACGGAGATCCTCAAGGGCAACACCCGGGAGTACGTCCTCCGCATCGCCGGTGAGGTCTGCGAGGGACTGGTCCACGACTACCTGCCCGAGAAGGGCGAGAAGGACATCGAGGGTTTCAAGGAGCGCTTCGAGCAGCTCTTCGCCCTGGCGGAGGTGGACTTCGAGGCGCTGGCTGCCCTTTCCCGGGCCGAGGCCATCCAGAGCCTGACCACCCTGGTGCAGTCAGCCTATGAGGAGAAGGAGACCCGCCTGGGCAGTGAGGAGATCCTGCGTTGGCACGAGCGGGTGGCCATCCTGCAGATCATCGACTCGGCCTGGAAACGGCATCTGCTGGTCATGGACCACCTGAAGGAGGCCATCGGCTTCCGCGGCTACGGCCAGAAGGATCCCCTGGTGGAGTACAAGCGGGAATCCTACGAATACTTCGAACAGATGCGCTTCGGGTACGAGGACGAGATCATTTCCTACCTCTACCGGGTGGAGCCTCAGCCCGCCTATATGCCGGATTCGGACTTCTTCCGGGAGGCCGGGGATGTCCATGAGCTGGGACCCGACGAGACCGGTCTTCTGGTGGATGTCTCCGATAGCGGTGAGGGGGTCCAGCGGGTCCTGCGCTTCAATGCCGGGGGCATCGACGAGGAGTAA
- the rapZ gene encoding RNase adapter RapZ translates to MELVIVTGMSGAGRRSVLSALEDAGCTALDNVPARLLEPLLEVESKLNPTRLRLAVGMDNRHASFVEEFLPLMESLQDRSIPVHVIFVEADDPVLLRRFSESRRPHFLARGGDVAQALQEERALLAPIRRAASAVVNTSHLNLSQLRRTIAGLFPGLSAPGTTLRLVSFGFKNGLPTDADMVLDARFLPNPFYMPELRPLTGRDQAVRDYLLQSDDFNTFVAMAENWLRWVWPFMEQEGRAYHTVAIGCTGGQHRSVALVEILAAHLRETVASLVVQHRELAE, encoded by the coding sequence ATGGAGCTGGTGATCGTCACAGGGATGTCGGGAGCCGGGCGGCGCTCGGTCCTGAGCGCCCTGGAGGACGCTGGCTGCACGGCCCTCGACAATGTTCCGGCCCGGCTCCTGGAACCGCTGCTGGAGGTTGAGAGCAAGCTCAATCCCACCCGCCTGCGGCTCGCCGTGGGGATGGACAACCGCCATGCCAGCTTCGTGGAGGAGTTCCTGCCCCTCATGGAGTCCCTCCAGGATCGGTCCATCCCTGTTCACGTGATCTTTGTGGAAGCCGATGATCCCGTGCTTCTCCGCCGCTTCTCCGAATCCCGGCGTCCTCACTTCCTGGCCCGGGGCGGAGATGTGGCCCAGGCCCTCCAGGAGGAGCGGGCGCTGCTGGCTCCCATCCGAAGGGCCGCCAGCGCCGTGGTCAACACCAGCCATCTGAATCTTTCCCAGCTGCGCCGCACCATCGCCGGGCTCTTTCCCGGACTCTCAGCGCCCGGCACCACCCTTCGCCTGGTGAGCTTCGGCTTCAAGAACGGTCTGCCCACGGATGCCGACATGGTCCTGGATGCCCGCTTTCTGCCCAATCCCTTCTACATGCCCGAGCTTCGTCCCCTGACCGGGCGGGACCAAGCCGTGCGGGACTACCTGCTTCAGTCGGATGACTTCAACACCTTTGTCGCCATGGCTGAGAACTGGCTGCGCTGGGTCTGGCCCTTCATGGAACAGGAGGGCAGGGCCTACCACACGGTGGCCATTGGCTGCACCGGCGGTCAGCACCGCAGCGTAGCCCTGGTGGAGATCCTCGCCGCCCACCTTCGGGAGACGGTGGCCTCTCTCGTGGTGCAGCATCGGGAGCTCGCTGAGTGA
- the ndk gene encoding nucleoside-diphosphate kinase — translation MALEMTFGIIKPNAVQDRHIGEILTAIEQAGFTLRGMKLTTLSSPVVRGFYREHLAKPFFPDLETFMTEGPVVLLALEAEDAIRRWRELMGVTDSDKAAPGTLRRRFGMGITRNAVHGSDSQANAEAEIHHFFNAFELV, via the coding sequence ATGGCACTGGAGATGACCTTCGGCATCATCAAGCCCAACGCAGTCCAAGACCGCCATATCGGCGAGATCCTGACGGCCATCGAACAGGCTGGCTTCACCCTCCGCGGCATGAAGCTGACCACCCTCAGCTCCCCCGTGGTCCGGGGCTTCTATCGGGAGCACCTCGCCAAGCCCTTCTTTCCAGACCTGGAAACATTCATGACAGAAGGCCCCGTGGTGCTGCTGGCCCTGGAAGCCGAGGACGCCATCCGCCGCTGGCGGGAGCTCATGGGCGTCACGGACAGCGACAAGGCAGCCCCGGGGACCCTCAGGCGGCGCTTCGGCATGGGCATCACCCGCAACGCGGTCCATGGCTCTGACTCCCAGGCCAATGCCGAAGCGGAGATCCACCACTTCTTCAACGCCTTCGAGCTCGTCTGA